In a single window of the Subtercola sp. PAMC28395 genome:
- a CDS encoding serine/threonine-protein kinase yields the protein MRPTAGLTFGGRYELSTRIAIGGMGEVWQATDLVIGRNVAIKILKDEYLGDPGFLERFRAEARHAALVNHEGIANVFDYGEEEGSAYLVMELVPGEALSVILEREHVLSTDRVLDIIAQTASALQAAHNAGLVHRDIKPGNLLITPDGRVKITDFGIARIADQVPLTATGQVMGTVQYLSPEQASGQSASSTTDIYSLGIVAYECLAGKRPFSGESQVAIAMAQINDAPPELPVTISEPVRNLVMSCIAKKPADRPASTAALARAATALRQGDVALAAAAVPAILGGSALPPNTATMLMPAANGDPTVATTVLGAGGAATASLATASGIDSPEEKKKRSPWTWPLIVLIIILALVLVGTIVALVTANKGSTAPTTPSVTATSASPTPTKSSTPSATPTATAVVVNEADLKGKTFDAAAALLQAQGLGANRVVKNAAPSADMVDVVYQASPVGNVAKGTTIDLTVYGDAVAPPAPTSTPTSTPKSVAANSTFVVSWAAYSCPSGFTLSSYDLDAGGATVAIAPGTNPAATLIAPATAETISISYKVTCSASGATSGLQSASSPALSLVITGAAPATPTPTPTKP from the coding sequence ATGAGACCCACAGCAGGGCTCACCTTCGGGGGAAGGTACGAGCTATCCACTCGTATCGCCATCGGCGGTATGGGCGAAGTATGGCAAGCGACCGATCTGGTGATCGGCCGCAATGTCGCCATCAAGATCCTCAAAGACGAATACCTCGGCGACCCGGGCTTTCTCGAGCGGTTCCGGGCCGAAGCGCGGCACGCAGCCCTCGTGAACCACGAAGGCATCGCCAACGTCTTCGACTACGGCGAAGAGGAGGGCAGTGCCTACCTCGTGATGGAGCTCGTTCCGGGCGAAGCGCTGTCGGTCATCCTCGAGCGCGAGCATGTGCTGTCGACCGATCGTGTTCTCGACATCATTGCCCAGACTGCCTCAGCACTGCAGGCCGCCCACAACGCCGGGCTGGTGCACCGTGACATCAAGCCGGGAAACCTCTTGATCACACCCGATGGCCGGGTCAAGATCACGGACTTCGGCATCGCCAGAATTGCCGACCAGGTTCCTCTCACGGCGACCGGCCAGGTGATGGGCACGGTGCAGTACCTGTCCCCTGAGCAGGCAAGCGGCCAGTCCGCCTCGTCGACCACAGACATCTACTCTCTCGGTATCGTCGCCTACGAGTGCCTCGCGGGCAAGCGCCCGTTCAGCGGTGAGTCGCAGGTCGCCATCGCGATGGCGCAGATCAACGACGCTCCGCCGGAGCTTCCGGTGACCATCTCCGAGCCCGTGCGCAACCTCGTCATGTCGTGCATTGCAAAGAAGCCAGCTGACAGGCCTGCCTCGACCGCCGCACTTGCTCGTGCCGCAACCGCCCTTCGCCAAGGGGATGTAGCTCTTGCCGCCGCCGCGGTCCCGGCCATTCTCGGCGGCTCTGCTCTCCCGCCCAACACGGCAACCATGCTGATGCCTGCGGCCAACGGCGATCCGACCGTGGCGACAACCGTGTTGGGTGCGGGTGGTGCAGCCACTGCGAGCCTGGCAACGGCAAGCGGCATCGACTCGCCCGAGGAGAAGAAGAAGCGTTCGCCATGGACGTGGCCGCTCATCGTGCTGATCATCATTCTCGCCCTCGTGCTGGTCGGAACGATTGTCGCGCTGGTCACCGCCAACAAGGGATCAACCGCCCCCACGACGCCCAGCGTCACGGCGACAAGCGCCAGTCCCACTCCGACGAAATCTTCAACACCCAGTGCGACCCCGACCGCGACCGCAGTCGTCGTCAACGAGGCCGACCTCAAGGGCAAGACGTTCGACGCGGCCGCTGCCCTGCTCCAGGCACAGGGCCTCGGGGCGAACAGGGTTGTCAAGAACGCGGCTCCCAGTGCCGACATGGTCGACGTCGTCTACCAGGCGAGTCCGGTCGGTAACGTGGCCAAAGGCACGACGATCGACCTCACCGTCTACGGAGACGCCGTCGCGCCGCCGGCACCCACATCGACGCCGACCTCGACGCCGAAATCCGTTGCAGCGAATTCGACCTTCGTCGTCTCCTGGGCGGCGTACAGCTGCCCGTCTGGATTCACCCTCTCGAGCTACGATCTCGACGCAGGAGGAGCCACGGTGGCAATCGCGCCCGGAACCAATCCCGCAGCGACACTCATCGCGCCGGCCACAGCCGAAACGATCAGCATCTCCTACAAGGTGACCTGCTCTGCCAGCGGTGCGACCAGTGGGCTCCAGTCGGCCTCATCGCCGGCGCTGTCTCTCGTGATCACCGGCGCCGCGCCTGCCACGCCGACTCCGACACCCACCAAGCCATAG